The following is a genomic window from Neodiprion pinetum isolate iyNeoPine1 chromosome 3, iyNeoPine1.2, whole genome shotgun sequence.
TAACAGTTACATCTTTCTTCAATTCAATAACTATTGGTTCAAGCTTTTGAGGATGACTTTTACGAATATTTTCTAGCATAATATTCTCCTGTGTTCGCTCTGTAATGGTGGGCAACAGTTCAGACATTCTGACCAATGCAGCTCCACGTTCACTCGACCATGACCAAACGGGTGGCCGACTACCTTGAAAGTGTCCAGCTGCTCTGGTTAGCTGACTATCCGTGACAGATGCTGGTACTATAATATATTGCGATAAACTGTAAATAATAACgagttgattattttttggGGTACATAAAGAACAGTGCATTAGGTATTGTTTCAGATATTCATTggctttttttcaaaactgtcGAGACTGACATTGGTAGGTTTTTGATTGAGGACATGGATACGCACCTaagagaaaattcaaattctacGTTTGCCGTAGACACTCTCCATGCCTTGTTTGTATTTCCCCTGATTCGAGTAGTACGTTGGAGTTCGTTTTCCCAGTCAGCACGATCTCGAAATAGATGAACCCCTCTCTCCATGCTATTGTAGTAAGGCTCTCTGAAAGCGCAGAAATTTCAGCTTTATCGCAAATAATAGCTAATGCTATAGATAGAAAAATACACTGTCTCAATGACAACAATAGCAACATAATAAAGGGCATTTTACAACTATGTATTACATGTAATtgtaatagtaatagtaataataggATGGGTCATTACTTATTATACTGACTTGTAATCATATGCAAACAGAAGTTGATGCCTACTAGGGAAAGCGTGATGCAGTAGAGTGGTCAGTAAATTTTTACCGCAACCGACTGGTGAAAACTTAAATGAAAATGACCACGTCCTCATATTCTGAAATCTCATATTAATTACTACATTTCATCACACAGCAAGAATACACGTGTATGCATAGTATATAACACACAAACACAGACAAAGTTAAGGACCAGAGATAAATCACCTTGCAGACGATGAAGATTCCTTCTACTTTGGAAGGTATCGTACTTCCTGTATAGAGTCGTCTTTTTTTGTCACCTATGATTATATAAATGTCGTGTATATTTGACAAACATGTGTCTGTATATCCGCATAGATTATTTTGCTGATAAGTTACATCCTGAAAAGAACATTATTGACACTATTAATAAAACTAACCTCAGAAGAAGAAGACTTGTCAGCTATCTGGTCAGTTGTTCAGATATTTAAACAGATGGCATATTATAAACCATCTGCTTTATGAAAACTACACTGAGAAGTACTTAATTAAAGATATTGGTTCAACTGTGCATgcaatttacaattagttacAGATTTTATACAGAATGTCTTTCAATGTCATCCTTGACCAAACTAGACATTATGACTGACTAATGAGAAAGCTGCTGATACGGAAATCTAAGCGACTAATTGATATAAATAGATCACAACTTGTAAGCTaattattttatgtatttGTTGATCATTCCTAACATTCAGGGGTTTTTTATCAAACATGAATCATGAAAAACATGAGTACACATTAAACTATTCTGACAATATCTTGTATTAATGCCCGCCTTTAAAATAACGCCATAAGAATCCACGTCTGTGCAACATCTGCAAATAATTTAGCAGATTTgaatgaacaaaataaatttgaatatttttacctcaCTATTGGTATCGTCAGTGGTGACGAAACTGAgcttgaaatttgttactGACAATATTCCGGATATTCCTTGGGTCAGATCGCCAACAGGGGCAAACATCAATACATTTTGTGCCTTTGCGATGAGAAGTTCACCAGCGAGTAGCTTCATGCTATTTTCAGACAAAGAATCCCGATGGCTTGTACCGAGCAGCTGAAATCAACAGTGAAACGTGAAGGAGTTTAGGATGTTTACACAGTATTACTTGATGATCAAATTCCAGAGCAAAATATCACATCTAGTGGTACTTCTAGGTTAAGTTCAAGTATTTACATAGTCATTCTGCACCATCTAATTACCAATTGACATATGAAACGCGGTATTTATTTTCGGGGTAAACATGAAAATTATAGAGGCCTACCTGCATTTCGTGTTGTTCGAAACCGACATAGCTGATAAAGTTGTTGCCAGTTTTGTTCTCCATTGTAGCAAGCTGCTAGCCGCTATCAAAGGAGAAAAATATCCGCCTCAACGATGAAAATCTCCGGTCAATCAATTTGTCGGTGGTATTTTAAACGTCAGAGGAACTTTTGAGGCGGGGAAAACACGCTGTTTGACATATTTCAAGGGAATTGAGAATGGCAAGACAGCAACGAAGCGAAAagggaatttgaaaaaaaaaaccaaaaaaaaaatttcaccgaggtTCTGTGTTGATGATGAATTTCTGATAACGAAAACTCAAGATGTATAATGAAATGTATGTAATACTGTCTGCTCAATCGCTGCTGCCTTTAATCATCGTCACTGATAGATCACTGCAGAGGGCAGCACTAACTGTAACAAGGCCGCGATTTTGGAACGACACGCTTGTCCCGGTTTCCTCGCTAACATTGTTTAGTACGCCGTGGTCCAAGAACGGTGTTGGTGTTGAGTGCCACTGCTAGTGCGACATGGCGACCGCAGCCAAAACGACCCCGCAAGATTTGCCGCCGAAGGGCGGATACGGTCCAATTGTGACCGAAAGGACTAAATTGCGGTCCCTTTTCAGCGGTACAGTATCACTCGACTTGCATCAATTCAAGTCACGAGTCACAGTTTCTCAGCTGTTGCGATACTTGGTTATGTTATGTAACTGGAGGTTCGATTTAACCTGCAGATGATTAGTTGTTCTAATTTATGTCCTTAGGTCGGTCGATGATACTTGGATATTTCGCTGTCACGTCAGTCTCATTCTACATTTACTTTAAGGGCTATAAAGTCATAAAAAAACATGAAGTTGAAATGAGAAGCGCCAGAATGGTCATGTTCCCTCTACTGCTTGCTGAACGGGATCGAGAGTATGACAGTTTAATCGACTTGGTTTGAACAAGTTcttatttcaaaacttttatcTTGATTGCGGTGTTCCGACTTTCCAGATATTTGAAGCAGCTGAGACGGAATCGTGACTCTGAAACGGAACTTATGAAGAACGTTAAGAATTGGGAGACTGGAACGTACTATGGAGAGCCTATTTACAAGACGGCCAAGAGCAGTAAACTGATAGATCCTGACTGTCTTGAGTATTACGCTTTTGCTTCAGATAAAGATTATCAGGACCGTGCTGAAATCTCATTGTGGACTTAAGTTTAAAACCCAAAGTAGATTCCAGAGAGATTCACATAATGATATTTTAGTGCTGATTGTAATTCTTACAtgtgttaaataaaattgtgtaTGATGGAAACAACGCAGAGTCTTACAAACATGTTTGATAACTATTGTTCATTTTTAAGATTTGGGAATATTTGTGTCGGCAATTAGACTTTTGTAGTTATATATTGTGAAATGACTTTTGCTAAACATTGACGTCAATTCGATTGAGAAATCCAAGAAGATTTTGTGGAAATTTGGCATAGACtagaaaatttgacgaaaataAGCACATTGAATGTCATATCTGCTTAGTTCTAGATTCTTAGTTCGGCTATAACTAGTCTACAAGTGAAGGTGAATAACTCTGCTTTATAATTtatgttataaatataaatataatttataacacGACtaacatatttaaaaaataaaaaattggaatagcATTTCTAGAATTATTTAAGATTGGATTAGAGCATTGAagtacatattttgaattgtGTAGCAGTGCCTAAACAGTGTTTATAATCCGAAAATCGTGAGAAATATAAGCCTATCATCAGCCAACTTTTGGAAACGAGGAAGCTGAAACGACATATTTGAGTGGTGTCCATTATGTCTTCCCgcaagtttcaaaaataaatcatacataaaaacgttgaatttgtcattttttaaatgctGCCCAATCGAATATGCTTCTTCCTACACTTCCAAATAAAAAGTCGCGTGGAATTGCGTCGAGCGTCGCTATGGAGACAATGCTTTGTTAGTCATGTTAGTGTTTCTTCGGTACGGATTCGCGGTgtttttctctcaaatttATGCAGATCTCGTCGGACTTTGACGGCATGTGTGATGGAGGGATCGAGGACAATGGAAGAATGCGATGAAACTTGTTCCTCAAAGCAGGATGGCGTTGCTGAGATGCGACCGGAAAGTCGCTGCGAGGATCAGCACCGCTGGCAGACTGTGACGAATGATTCGTATCAGGCCCCGTTGCCCAACCTTTCGCGAACATTGGGTAACACTTCAAGTTGCTATTTTCCATTCGTAAGACAGTTCAAGACAGTTTaaggtcgatttcgacgttgtcatatatattttcaaatatcgaagtccacgtatATCAAACGCGAAACGGGGCTTAACAAAACCATTCCATACacaatttcaaacaaaaacacTTCGATGCATTTTCATccgacgcagaaataaagaagtagcatggattctacgaaatcgtaattgtaaattcgtagaatgcatgctatttctttatttttgcgcaaatgaaaatgtgttgtagtgtttttgttcagaattgcataTAGAATGAGGCTATTAagctcttttttttaaatacgtgGACCTCGATATTTAGATATATATACGTCAACTTCGAGATCGACTAGGGCACCCATTAAATAGAATTAGCAACGGAAAAGCGAACACGCATGTCATTTAAATTAACGTAAACTATTCGTATAACTAACATTGCTGAGGTAAAAATGATGCCAAttagttgaataatttgccTTTCTCTTGATATTGTTTTGACTGCAATAATATTGTGCAAAAAGCATCAAAAGAACACGTTGATTAAATTGAGGCATATTATCAACCTGTGGTATATTCATGTTCTCGTGACGTCATAAAGACGGCATGAATTTTCAAGTCAAATTCAGGACATTTTCGGTGGGTTACTCcggagaaaattatttaagcAATAGATCTACGTTAATTTGACGTCGCATAATACAATTTTAGAATCGATatgttttctgattttttcataatctCACAAATCTGTATATAGGCCGAAGACGCGaactggtgaaaaattttatcagtaTTCGAGTTTTTGGAGAAGCGATCGATGCTATGATTGCCGAGCCGCCGCCTGAGCCTGTCAGTCCCTCTGAATACGTGGAGAGTTTCTGCGACTCAAAATTCACTCCCTTTATGGATAGAATCGAGTACGACAACAGGGTAGGTAATCGGGATTGCCAGAAAAATCCCAAGTATGAGATTGAAGTTGGTAAGggtattgtataaaaatgcgtttttaagaaaattataaaactgtTATAtcgcaaatttcaatttaggattatctgaaattcagtaaaccgacACAATATCAAGAAATTCGGTATTTTGCAGGTGAACTGCATCGAAGTTATTTTGAAGCTGCAAAACAATTATATTTCGTTTAACTATTCCTTACCAGCTTCAATCTAATTCTTCTGGAGTTATACTTATTACACAATGATCTATACATATGAGGCATTCCGTACCAAAacgatcaagattctacggCGAGGtctcagattttttaaataattttttgtatgaaaGTACATGACAAAAAACTCattcggtaattttttcagaattcttCGACCCAGCGAATCTGAGTTATGATGTaaaatctcgaaaaaaaacccctttttctgaaatctgaaaagattctgaaaaatcttataaaatataacaaaatttttggtgcTTATTAGAAGACGGAAGTTTCACAAATTtaaaagataaataataaaactgaTTGAACaaacatatattattattattggacTGCATTTTTGACCAcaaaataaacataaaatcTCATTATAATATCTCTGAATAGAAATATTTCGGCCTGTATTATAATGAGGttttatggtaaaaaatgcaattcaataataataatatattttttttccaatttatcGTTTGAAGTTATGAAAATTCCATCTTCTAATATgcgtcaaaaattttttaatattttacaaggtttttcagaattttttcaggttttaGAAAGTGGGGCTTCTTTTcgagtttttaaatcataacTCAGATACGCTGGgtcgaaaaattctggaaaaattaCCAAATGACTTTTTTGTCATGTACtttcatacaaaaaattattaaaaaaatctgagacCTCGccgtagaatcttgatcgtTTTGGTATGGTATGCCCCGTATACTATAGATCAGTACCTATACGTAATGCAGGTATATTGATAATGATTATAGtaagtataatttttcatgcgaTTTTCTTGGTTCAGAAACACACCAAGTATCCCCTCTACGGCGGTGCAACAGTCCAGTCCTATTACAAATCGCAACTTGATAACGGAACGCTTAAAGCTCGATCGGAAATTGCAAACCTCAACGAGCCTTTTCGAAGATCGTCCGCTTTCACGACACCTCCAGATTTGGCAATCAGAGAGCCGGTAGGAGGATTCTAGAAATCGATGTTAATCATTGGAACTGTTGGCTGGAGTGTATGCATCAAGGTTGAAAGTATTGAAATTAACTCTTGCAATTTTTCTTAACTCAGAAATTAGTTATAAATAAGCATATGCAATGTGGTTACGTACGTGATTACGATATCGTTCTATGCGGTGAAAGGACAAAACTGTTTATCTCTCGACATACCGCATGTACGTCGAATAAACCTTATCGAATTTCCTGTATATTTTAAAAGCAATtcattgttata
Proteins encoded in this region:
- the ND-B16.6 gene encoding NADH dehydrogenase [ubiquinone] 1 alpha subcomplex subunit 13, which encodes MATAAKTTPQDLPPKGGYGPIVTERTKLRSLFSGRSMILGYFAVTSVSFYIYFKGYKVIKKHEVEMRSARMVMFPLLLAERDREYLKQLRRNRDSETELMKNVKNWETGTYYGEPIYKTAKSSKLIDPDCLEYYAFASDKDYQDRAEISLWT
- the LOC124214548 gene encoding uncharacterized protein, whose amino-acid sequence is MLPNRICFFLHFQIKSRVELRRASLWRQCFVSHVSVSSVRIRGVFLSNLCRSRRTLTACVMEGSRTMEECDETCSSKQDGVAEMRPESRCEDQHRWQTVTNDSYQAPLPNLSRTLGRRRELVKNFISIRVFGEAIDAMIAEPPPEPVSPSEYVESFCDSKFTPFMDRIEYDNRKHTKYPLYGGATVQSYYKSQLDNGTLKARSEIANLNEPFRRSSAFTTPPDLAIREPVGGF